The following are encoded together in the Candidatus Poribacteria bacterium genome:
- a CDS encoding metal ABC transporter ATP-binding protein — translation MQALETKAIEVTDLTVAYQEKPVLWDVDLDVPPGVLLSIVGPNGAGKTTLIKAILGLVRPAAGNVLIYDKPYEAQRRIIGYVPQRGTVDWDFPTNVLDVVMMGRYGALGWIRRPRRQEREQAMNALEKVGMEGYATRQISQLSGGQQQRVFLARALVQDSTVYLMDEPFQGVDATTERAIVDLLQELRANGKTVVVVHHDLQTVTDYFDWVMLLNIRRIASGPVEETFTPENLRETYGGRIAFVK, via the coding sequence TTGCAAGCACTTGAAACGAAAGCCATTGAGGTGACTGATCTTACGGTTGCCTATCAGGAAAAACCTGTCTTATGGGACGTCGATCTTGACGTACCGCCCGGCGTGCTTTTGTCGATTGTCGGTCCGAATGGGGCAGGCAAAACGACGTTAATCAAGGCGATCTTGGGGTTAGTGCGCCCTGCCGCTGGCAACGTCTTAATTTATGACAAACCGTATGAGGCACAACGTCGGATTATCGGCTATGTTCCACAGCGAGGCACCGTGGACTGGGACTTTCCGACGAATGTTTTGGATGTTGTCATGATGGGACGCTACGGCGCGCTCGGATGGATAAGGCGACCGCGGAGGCAGGAGCGGGAACAGGCGATGAACGCATTAGAGAAGGTCGGCATGGAAGGCTATGCGACTCGGCAAATCAGTCAACTCTCCGGTGGTCAGCAACAACGTGTTTTTCTCGCACGGGCACTCGTTCAAGATTCTACAGTTTACTTGATGGATGAACCCTTTCAAGGCGTTGATGCTACTACTGAACGCGCAATTGTAGATCTCCTGCAAGAACTCCGGGCGAATGGCAAAACGGTCGTCGTGGTGCATCACGACCTGCAGACTGTAACCGACTATTTTGATTGGGTGATGTTGTTGAACATTCGCCGGATTGCGAGCGGCCCCGTTGAGGAAACGTTCACACCCGAAAATTTACGTGAGACTTACGGCGGACGTATCGCGTTCGTGAAATAG
- a CDS encoding metal-dependent transcriptional regulator: MLTHAAEDYLKSIYKLQEKVGKVSTGILAEYLNVKPASATGMIKKLKAMQLVSHERYQGVTLTDAGRAIALEIIRHHRLLELYLFKALGVPWDGVHDEAEKLEHVISEDVEARMDEFLGYPTADPHGAPIPDKNGVVIKTTRIPMTDLREGQSCVVAEVSDTDSALLRHLGSFNLYPGTAFRVVEVAPFEGPFTIDIAGQQVVIGREVAKHVFVDNVQDPDNV, from the coding sequence ATGCTTACACATGCAGCTGAGGATTATCTCAAGTCGATCTACAAGTTACAAGAGAAGGTTGGTAAGGTTTCGACGGGTATTTTAGCGGAATATCTCAATGTGAAACCTGCATCGGCGACTGGGATGATCAAAAAACTAAAGGCGATGCAATTAGTGAGTCATGAACGCTATCAAGGTGTGACGCTCACAGATGCCGGTAGAGCGATTGCGCTCGAAATTATCCGGCACCATCGTTTATTGGAACTTTATCTGTTCAAGGCACTCGGTGTGCCGTGGGATGGCGTTCATGACGAAGCCGAAAAGTTGGAACATGTCATTTCAGAAGACGTGGAAGCACGGATGGACGAGTTTCTTGGTTATCCAACAGCCGATCCACACGGTGCGCCGATCCCCGATAAAAACGGTGTTGTGATAAAGACAACACGTATTCCAATGACGGATTTACGTGAAGGACAATCTTGCGTTGTCGCTGAAGTGAGTGATACTGATTCTGCGTTGCTCCGACATTTGGGGAGTTTCAATCTTTACCCGGGCACGGCGTTCCGAGTTGTGGAGGTCGCTCCGTTTGAAGGTCCCTTTACAATTGACATTGCGGGACAACAGGTTGTCATTGGACGCGAAGTTGCGAAACATGTTTTTGTTGATAATGTGCAAGATCCAGATAATGTGTAG
- a CDS encoding VIT1/CCC1 transporter family protein, with amino-acid sequence MEQQERVRPDNKTVKVWKNHLQDEIDASFLYGVFAELEPDTQRKGILSELAEVENQHVIRWQKMLMAYNVGVRKQQRPTVKARLMAWYARQFGSAFPLSQMLNEEAGEVKDYLELHRNSTLEEAKQTALALAKESAQHTESLQELTGTVGEPWHKTESGGMIGNIVYGFNDGLTANFGLVAGVIAATSDLSTILVTGIVGTVADALSMGASGYLAAKSEQEVYEHEIEVEKEEIRLMPDLEEDELTLIYTARGVPKDQARELAQEVMSDPERALAEKIQTELKIGEVYATPLKEGWITGFATAIGAFIPVAPFLFTEGMLAMWISFTLAMVSHFAVGATRSFFTGRGLVRSGIDMFAVGLGVAGVGYLVGELLERFFF; translated from the coding sequence ATGGAACAGCAAGAACGGGTTCGACCGGATAATAAGACGGTCAAAGTATGGAAAAATCATTTACAAGATGAAATTGACGCGAGTTTCCTTTATGGCGTTTTCGCGGAGCTTGAACCGGATACCCAGCGGAAAGGAATCCTCAGTGAGCTTGCCGAGGTAGAGAATCAGCATGTAATCCGTTGGCAAAAGATGCTTATGGCATACAATGTCGGGGTCAGGAAACAGCAGCGACCAACGGTGAAAGCGCGGTTGATGGCGTGGTATGCTCGCCAGTTTGGTAGTGCGTTTCCGCTCTCACAGATGCTGAACGAGGAGGCGGGCGAAGTCAAAGACTATCTGGAGCTCCATAGAAACAGCACACTCGAAGAAGCGAAACAGACGGCACTTGCTTTAGCCAAGGAATCTGCGCAGCATACGGAGAGTTTGCAGGAACTGACTGGCACCGTTGGAGAGCCTTGGCACAAAACCGAATCCGGGGGTATGATAGGCAACATCGTTTACGGGTTTAACGACGGTTTAACGGCGAATTTCGGCTTGGTCGCTGGTGTCATCGCTGCGACATCGGATCTCTCCACAATTCTTGTGACCGGTATCGTTGGGACAGTCGCAGATGCGCTCTCTATGGGGGCTTCAGGATATCTTGCCGCAAAAAGTGAACAAGAGGTCTATGAACATGAGATTGAGGTCGAAAAAGAGGAGATCCGCCTCATGCCCGACCTTGAGGAGGATGAGCTCACACTCATTTATACGGCGCGCGGTGTGCCAAAGGATCAGGCTCGGGAACTTGCGCAGGAGGTGATGAGCGACCCGGAAAGAGCATTGGCGGAAAAAATCCAGACCGAACTTAAAATCGGGGAAGTCTATGCAACACCGCTTAAAGAGGGCTGGATTACAGGATTCGCGACCGCTATCGGTGCTTTCATTCCTGTCGCGCCGTTTCTCTTTACAGAAGGTATGCTTGCCATGTGGATCTCGTTTACATTGGCGATGGTGTCTCACTTTGCTGTTGGTGCGACACGGAGTTTCTTCACTGGGCGTGGGTTGGTACGAAGTGGTATCGACATGTTTGCTGTGGGGCTTGGTGTCGCGGGGGTTGGTTATCTCGTCGGTGAACTTTTAGAACGTTTTTTCTTTTAG
- a CDS encoding metal ABC transporter permease — protein MFQSQFEIQLIAIVTAVACALPGVFLVLRRMTLMSDAISHAILPGIVLAFFVTESLSSPLLILAAAGTGVLTVVFVELLQRTKLVKEDAAIGLTFPALFSIGVILISRFAGNVHLDMDAVLLGELAYAPLNRLEAFGYDWGPASLYVMGTILLLNLVFILLFYKELKLATFDASLAATLGFAPTIIHYGLMSLVSVTTVGAFDAVGSILVVALIAGPPATAYLMTDKLSRMLILSAVVGSVNAVSGYWLAFLFDVSIAGSIATVTLLVFGLVFMVVPNRGLIAIARRRSRQKWEFAQAMLVIHLFNHEGLPEAEAESEIAHLHEHLRWDPAFATQVVKYALSNRCVLKKETQLTLTQQGRTLAQQALVQ, from the coding sequence ATGTTCCAAAGTCAGTTTGAAATCCAACTTATTGCGATTGTCACAGCGGTGGCGTGCGCGCTCCCCGGCGTATTCTTAGTACTACGACGGATGACCCTAATGAGCGACGCGATTAGCCACGCCATTCTTCCGGGCATCGTGCTCGCCTTTTTTGTCACGGAGAGCCTATCATCGCCACTCCTGATTCTTGCTGCTGCAGGGACTGGTGTACTTACCGTTGTTTTCGTTGAATTGCTGCAACGGACGAAACTCGTGAAGGAAGATGCCGCAATCGGTTTGACGTTCCCTGCCCTTTTCAGCATCGGTGTGATTCTGATTTCTCGGTTTGCTGGGAACGTGCACCTCGACATGGATGCAGTCCTCCTCGGTGAACTTGCTTATGCACCGCTCAACCGACTGGAGGCTTTCGGGTACGACTGGGGTCCCGCATCTCTGTATGTGATGGGTACAATTCTTTTGTTAAACTTGGTTTTTATCCTGTTGTTCTACAAAGAATTGAAGTTAGCAACCTTTGACGCAAGTTTAGCTGCCACATTAGGGTTCGCACCTACTATTATCCACTACGGATTGATGTCGTTGGTATCCGTAACGACAGTCGGTGCGTTTGACGCGGTCGGTTCTATATTGGTCGTTGCGCTCATCGCTGGACCGCCCGCGACGGCTTATCTCATGACAGACAAACTTTCGCGGATGCTTATCCTGAGTGCGGTTGTTGGGAGTGTCAATGCCGTGAGTGGATATTGGCTCGCGTTCCTTTTTGATGTGTCTATTGCTGGATCGATTGCGACGGTGACGCTCCTTGTGTTCGGACTGGTTTTCATGGTTGTTCCGAACCGTGGACTTATTGCTATTGCGCGTAGACGTTCTCGCCAAAAATGGGAGTTTGCGCAGGCGATGCTGGTCATCCATCTCTTTAATCACGAAGGGCTTCCGGAAGCAGAAGCGGAATCAGAGATCGCACACCTCCATGAGCATCTCCGTTGGGATCCGGCGTTCGCAACTCAGGTTGTGAAGTATGCATTGAGTAACCGCTGTGTTTTAAAGAAAGAGACGCAGCTAACCTTAACACAGCAGGGACGTACGCTCGCGCAGCAGGCACTTGTGCAATAA
- a CDS encoding Gfo/Idh/MocA family oxidoreductase, translated as MAIGLGVIGMNPTNMGSTATLLKDVPDLKYELRGICAKRADVLENYANQIGVDFWTTDYRELVQRDDISVVAIYSPDHLHAEHCVAAIEAGKHIICTKPMVTKLDDAQQLVDLVREHKVKFLVGQSMRFDLQFLTMKQFLDDGDLGEIMLADAYYVHDMREVYDFTPWRLHEPQDLMFGGIVHPVDLLRCLLGDVDEVHAYGTKGLLTPEYPIKNNFFLNLKFKSGQIARAMGLYDIVHPPMPMQQISVFGSKGTVIGDFTDNKEGHVKLMLDKMATREPFEVICPPEIDTSVYGHGQTVIRYMRHFQQCLEEDLEPSPNVIDGAKSIAVGVAAWESIETGQPVKVFNEF; from the coding sequence ATGGCAATAGGATTGGGCGTTATTGGGATGAATCCCACGAATATGGGTTCAACTGCGACACTTTTGAAAGATGTACCAGATCTGAAATATGAACTCCGCGGCATCTGTGCAAAGCGGGCGGATGTCCTTGAGAACTATGCTAACCAAATTGGTGTGGACTTTTGGACGACAGATTATCGAGAATTGGTGCAGCGTGATGATATTTCTGTTGTCGCGATCTATTCCCCGGACCACTTGCATGCTGAACATTGCGTCGCTGCGATTGAGGCGGGGAAACATATCATCTGCACAAAACCGATGGTGACCAAGTTAGACGACGCACAACAATTGGTGGATCTGGTGCGCGAACACAAGGTCAAATTCCTTGTGGGGCAATCGATGCGGTTTGACCTCCAATTTTTGACGATGAAACAGTTCCTTGACGATGGCGATTTAGGCGAGATTATGTTAGCAGATGCCTATTATGTCCACGACATGCGCGAGGTCTACGATTTCACGCCGTGGCGACTCCATGAACCGCAAGATTTGATGTTCGGCGGTATTGTGCATCCTGTTGACTTATTGCGCTGTCTCCTCGGTGATGTAGATGAGGTGCACGCTTATGGGACGAAAGGCTTACTCACACCGGAATACCCTATAAAGAACAATTTTTTTCTCAACCTGAAGTTTAAGAGCGGACAGATCGCGAGAGCGATGGGACTTTACGATATCGTCCATCCTCCGATGCCGATGCAGCAGATCTCCGTTTTCGGAAGTAAAGGGACGGTAATTGGGGACTTTACGGACAACAAAGAGGGACACGTCAAGTTGATGCTCGATAAAATGGCCACCAGAGAACCTTTTGAAGTGATCTGTCCTCCTGAAATAGATACAAGCGTTTATGGACACGGACAGACGGTTATCCGATATATGCGCCATTTTCAGCAGTGTCTTGAGGAAGATTTGGAACCCTCGCCTAATGTGATTGACGGCGCGAAATCTATTGCTGTTGGTGTCGCGGCGTGGGAGTCTATTGAGACAGGACAGCCTGTGAAGGTATTCAACGAGTTTTAA
- a CDS encoding zinc ABC transporter substrate-binding protein, translated as MQRIYILLCLMILLAGTGCDPKEQPDASVTGKYRVVTTIGMITDVVKNVGGDRVEVVGLMGPGVDPHLYKASAGDVQKLDSASLIFYNGLHLESKMGDLLNVGKYRDKTFAVTDAADRSLLLTPPEFEGQYDPHLWFDVTLWMQAVGKVRDVLSEFDSDNTLMYWSNAERYLAKLAELHEYVKAQVERVPSEQRVLVTAHDAFNYFGKAYGFEVRGLQGISTATEAGIADVQALATFIAERQIPAIFVESSVSTRSLEAVKAAVKSKGFEVKIGGELFSDAMGSEGTPEGTYIGMVRHNIDTIVKALVGKSTATSSSTTEY; from the coding sequence ATGCAAAGAATATACATTTTATTATGCTTGATGATTTTACTCGCTGGAACGGGTTGCGATCCAAAGGAGCAACCGGATGCATCGGTCACTGGAAAATATCGCGTCGTCACAACGATTGGGATGATTACCGATGTCGTCAAGAACGTTGGAGGGGATCGCGTTGAAGTGGTAGGGTTGATGGGACCCGGTGTAGATCCGCACCTCTATAAGGCGAGTGCGGGTGATGTCCAGAAGCTTGATTCTGCAAGTCTTATTTTCTATAACGGATTGCATCTTGAATCGAAAATGGGCGATCTCCTTAATGTCGGAAAATACCGGGATAAAACCTTTGCTGTGACAGATGCCGCTGACCGAAGCTTGCTGTTAACACCACCGGAATTTGAGGGACAATATGATCCGCATTTGTGGTTTGATGTGACGCTTTGGATGCAAGCGGTGGGAAAGGTTCGCGATGTTCTCAGTGAATTTGATTCGGATAACACACTAATGTACTGGAGCAATGCCGAACGTTATCTCGCGAAACTCGCTGAGCTGCACGAATACGTGAAAGCACAAGTGGAACGCGTGCCGTCCGAGCAACGAGTACTCGTCACAGCACACGACGCTTTTAACTATTTCGGAAAGGCTTATGGATTTGAAGTCCGCGGGCTGCAAGGGATTAGCACCGCGACGGAGGCTGGTATCGCTGATGTGCAGGCGTTGGCGACCTTCATCGCAGAGCGACAGATACCCGCAATTTTTGTGGAGTCATCCGTCTCTACGAGGAGTTTGGAAGCAGTAAAAGCCGCTGTGAAGTCAAAAGGGTTTGAGGTGAAAATTGGTGGAGAACTTTTCTCTGATGCGATGGGAAGCGAAGGGACACCTGAAGGCACCTATATCGGGATGGTTCGCCACAATATTGATACAATCGTGAAGGCATTGGTAGGGAAATCGACAGCAACCTCATCTTCCACAACGGAATACTAA
- a CDS encoding metal ABC transporter permease, producing MEVLNILNHFDYTLMVVTIGAALLGAVSGSLGTYAVLRRQSLLGDAISHAALPGIAIAFLLTGSKAPLILVLGAAIAGWLGTLLITSVVRLTRIKYDSALGIVLSTFFGFGLVLHTLIQRTGNANQAGLDTFLFGQAATILARDILTIGVLGGVAIVITFIFGKELKLLVFDDGFAASLGFPIRALDILLTSLLVIAIVLGLQAVGAVLMSAMLVAPAVAARQWTNKLSVMMFLAACFGALAGVSGTIISSTASRIPTGPTIVLCATVVVGFSIAFASNRGLLWNRLRQQRNRRNLKMTEQPQQGND from the coding sequence ATGGAAGTTTTGAATATCCTAAATCACTTTGATTATACGCTCATGGTTGTTACCATCGGTGCAGCACTGCTCGGTGCGGTAAGTGGTTCGCTCGGCACTTATGCCGTTTTGCGTCGGCAGAGTCTTCTCGGTGATGCTATTTCGCATGCTGCGCTCCCCGGTATCGCTATCGCGTTCCTGCTTACAGGAAGCAAAGCACCTCTAATTCTGGTACTCGGTGCAGCGATTGCGGGGTGGTTGGGGACACTCCTCATTACGAGTGTTGTGAGGTTGACGCGTATCAAATACGATAGCGCGCTCGGCATCGTGCTCTCCACTTTTTTCGGATTCGGTTTGGTACTGCACACACTGATTCAGCGGACCGGTAATGCGAATCAGGCGGGGTTGGATACGTTTCTTTTCGGGCAAGCTGCTACAATTCTGGCTCGAGATATTTTGACGATAGGTGTCCTCGGTGGTGTTGCAATCGTCATCACGTTTATTTTTGGGAAAGAGTTAAAGTTGCTTGTTTTCGATGATGGTTTCGCCGCGTCGCTTGGGTTCCCGATCCGTGCGCTGGACATTCTGTTGACCAGTCTCCTTGTTATCGCAATCGTTCTCGGTTTGCAAGCCGTTGGTGCTGTATTGATGAGTGCGATGTTGGTCGCGCCAGCAGTCGCGGCACGGCAGTGGACGAATAAACTCAGTGTAATGATGTTCCTCGCTGCGTGCTTTGGTGCACTCGCTGGTGTGAGCGGGACTATCATTAGCAGTACTGCTTCACGCATCCCGACCGGTCCGACGATTGTGCTCTGTGCGACGGTTGTAGTAGGATTCTCGATCGCTTTTGCCTCGAATCGCGGGTTATTGTGGAATAGGCTACGGCAGCAACGGAATAGACGTAACCTGAAGATGACAGAGCAGCCACAGCAAGGGAACGATTAA